CCGTTTCCCCACTGCCCCTGCCCACGGAGCCCCCGCTGATCATCAAGGGCAAGTTTAAGGTCACACTTGCCCAGGAGACACCCGAACTGCGAGTCGAGGCCCAGAAGCTGAGCAAACTGAAGGCCAGCTCCAATGCGCACACCATCAGCTTCCCCTCCAGCTTCGGGGGCTACTCGTCGGTGCAGGGCTTGTTCTCGCAGCGATATGGCTCCAATCGGTTTCCCACCGCCGCTCCCCATCTGTCCAAGCAGTTCTTCGAGCCATCGCTGGTGGAGATTCGCACGCCGGCCCAGAGCAACGTGGCGCTGAATACGACTGGGCTGGCCAACAGCAATCACCAAAGCCTCACTTGTGATACAAATAGTTTAGCCAACAAGCCGCGCACGCCCAGCGAACGGGAGCTGGACGAGATCTGGATACGGCGGCAGGACGGTGGATTGAGTGCCACTGCTGCATCAGGTGCTCCTTcaatgcaacagcaacagcaactgcagcagagACCCGTCTCCCTGGGAGGAGCGTCCACCATGCCCCGTTTGCTGAGGAGCGAGAGCAGTGCCTCCACCACCAGTCCATCCCGCCAGCTCACCAACTCGGGATCCGTCTCCGTTTCTGTTTCCGATGATGTAAGTGAAGGGTTCAGTTCAGAAAGCACTCTAAAACTACGCTAAAGTGCAGGGAACAGTCAAAAACATAGAACACGTCTATCTGGGAGAAGTATCTGGTTTATGAAGGATGGGATTAGTACATTTGTAGTACCTAGCTACTTTGATTTTGGTGGTTAATCACAGTTGTGCtatggaaatatatttacatacgCAGACAACTAATCAAATCGATGAAATTATGCTCACTAAAAAGTTCTATATCTACACAAGAAACTTAAAGCCATAAAACCTAAAGCACACAGTTAATTGAGGCTAAATGGGTTTGTGTAATCTTTATATTCACAGATCCGACTGACGTCATTCGAGATATGTGCCTTTatcattttcaaataatttaacaTGTACAAATTGGGCAATGAAAGATCTGGGGAGCGAAACTGGGATGGGCACCGAGTCGATGATGATGTCATAAGAACAGCTCCCATACATCATTTGTAAAGTGTATTTTTAGTTCGTTACATTCAGGGGCTTGTGCTCCAGGGTTATTTCTGAATACTCCTTCGATCGCCATTcccagaaatatatattttgtgtaCTACTTCTTGAGAGGAATAGGAATACGGCTAAAGGGCCGCCACTTGACCTGCACTTGTGGTGGAATCTTACACTTTGTTTGCTCAATATTAATAATTCgcttgctgtttgttgtttttatgaTATCCATTAAGTTGTCTATTTATAGCTCGAAAAGAGCAAGAGGTACACGAATTATTCCAATTCTTCAGTCTTCGCTTCCTCTTCGGCTTTTCGAGTTTTCCAGTTTTCGAGCTTTCGACCGAAAGGTAAACCAAACACTGCGAAAAATCAGCCTTTTGGGCTTGTTTTTATCGTGCCACACATGTGGTGGCTATATATAGTAATATAGTCAGTATAGTCGGGTGTTTCTCTATATCTGTTGGCTCTCCGCTTATCATGACACAGTTTGTCAACATTTCCCGCTGGAGCCCATCGCCGCTTCTTATTTGTTTTGACGGAACGCGGGCATATCGCATATGTACGTATGAATGCCAGTATAAAATTTCCATATATATCTCCCTATATAGATGGGCAGATAGTCAGATAGGTATTTACCTTGTGTTGGCAAACAATGACGTCAGTTTTCTCCAGTTACAGTTCCGCCACGCCCTAAAACAAACTTAGGAGGAAGGTCTTCCCTTTTGCAGTCGTCTAGCGTGTTTCATAACTGCTTAAATATTGAACTAGACCGTGTCAAACAGTTGATACTCAGCTGCAGCTACCCCAATGGCACCCATATATTTCTAAGCACCAGCTTTTCGTCTGGTTTCTCTGAGTGCTGACCCAATAATTTGAGACCGCCTTTGTCGTTAACTCATCGCGGTCGTCTGCGACCCTCGGGGCACGTGACTCGGCTTTTCGCACATGAAACCCCTTAGCCGTGAAGAAAGCCGCTTCGATCTCTTTGTAGTTTCgctataaataattcaaagaCCGGTGTTTGCCGTCTCCGATCAAGATTTTTGGCCAGTGTTGCGTGGAAAAGGTCCAAGTCCAAGTGGAAATTTGTATATGTGATTTAACAATCAGTTAAGTTGTTAACATTCCTGGAAAATTTGGTAGTTTGTCTATATCGAAACAAAACATTCTGATTCAGCTTCGTAGATAACTACGAGTATTGCTATAAACTGGTctccaaataataataaaaaaataggtAGATCGCTAGACTACAGAAAACGATACTTAGTTCGAGTAAAAAATTCAACtcagaaaaaacaaacaacgaTGAAGTGGATAATTAGTTCGTTCTCTCCCATTGATCATCTGTCATAATTAGCTGCTCATTAGCATTTTGTCTTTAAGGGGATGCCCCTTAAAGTGTGATGTACAAGGAAATAGTTGGAGTTCCCTGAGTTTCGGGTAGAATTCCTAGAACCGTCGAACTATAGCTTCCTTGACAACGGCTGTCCTGGGCCACAcattcaattgcaattttgcgtaatcataaattaattgaCTACGTTCGATTGGCGAGCAACAGGCGGGATACGGATACATAGGTCTTCCTGTCGCCTCCGTCATGGTGTTATTCCAATTAAAGGACGCATCGTGTGTCGCCTGCTCCTCCAATTGGCGTCACCCCGGGTTACGCCACCGAATCCATTGTGTATTGTGGCgaataaattgtatttgtagACAATTCGGCAATAATTGCAGCTGCTGAAGAGGGACGGACAGTACTGGGGATAGTACAAACAAGGGTCAGAGGTGAAAGGATACGGCGGATAATGTATAATGCCGTTCGGCTGGTTTGTCCCATCAGGTCCTTAGTTCGTTTTAGTTCGTCTTGGCCAGCGGCGCCAGAAACATGCAAAGTACTCTCGCCGTCGAAGTCGCTAGCCCACTGGATGCCAACTCCAATCCCCCCCACATTCCCCATCCAAGCCAGCCACAAACTAATTCCCAAAAACGGCATGTTCGCTTCCAGGAGCAGGATGGCAGCCTCGGAGGAGCCGGCCGGATGCCAGGATCCCGACCCTCCAGCGCCCCCGCAGAGCCAAATGCCAAGGCGGCCAAGAAGGCCTACAAGAAGATGGAGAAGGAGCAGCGGTGAGTCGCTAACCAAAATAGTAGAGAGTTATTCCAAATTCGGAATAGAAAACAACTGCACAGTGTAAATTTGCTGAAAAGGGATTATTTACTTGCTTTAAACTGTAGCAAGGAACGTATAATCCAAATCTGAGacgttttttgttgtttctatTAAACCCAGCCATATTATGGAGCTGGAACTGGGAACAATACTCGTTCCAGAGCTATAGCAACATGGCTGGTGCCCAATTAAATGTCATTTGTActaataaattcattttcctACGCCACAGTCgccaggagaaggagcagtCGCGACGGGAGAAGGAGGCCCGCAAGCTGGAGCGCGAGACGGCGAGGCGGATCGAACGCGAGGCGGCCAAGCTGGAGAAGATCAACAGGCACAGCGAGAAGATCTCACGCAGCACGGAGCGGATGGCCATGGCGGGAGTGGGCTCGCGGTCCGGTTCGCTGGAGCGGAGGCGAAGTGGCGAGGACTCGCCCGTGCTCAATCAGTCGACGGTGCACGGCATAGCGTCACCCAACCGAAGGCCCACGATCTTCGACGTCTTCCGACCACGTGCGAAATCCGATGCGAAACGGCAGAAGGAAAAACACCTGCTGGATCCCTCCTCCGCCGACAGCAgcgccaccagcagcacctaCTCCGTTTCCGGGGGCACAGGTCCGGCCTCGAGCTCCGCAGCAGccggagcagcaggaggagcggGCGCAGCGGCGTCGGGCGGAGCGGGAGGAGCCGGTGGCCTTATGAACTCCATGAAGGTGGCCATGCAGAACTTCAGCCATCGCCAGCATCCCGCCGTGACGATAACGAGCGCCGACGGGACTCAATCCACGGCAAAGAGCAAGTACAAAGACGGCAGTGCCCATCCGCATCAAGGCAGCGACGCGCAGGTGAGTCCCGGCTGCCGCATTCTTGCATTATTCCACGATAACTGATCCAACTTATCTCCTCGGACAGTATTACCACACGGTGACGGCGGTGCGTCCAAACTCTTCCCAGCGGTCCCCGATGACCAAGGTCATGGATCTGTTCCGGCATCGATCCAGCTCGGTGGTCAGCGAAGCCGACAAACGCAAAGCGGTAAGTGGAAAGTTCTTCCTTTGTAAGACTTCAGCTTGATTTAATTTCTAAGTTACTCCAAGTGCTTGCATCACAGTATTCAATTAGTGGTACTTAGGGGCTACCGCCTTTAAAATAGATGCAATTAGTTAAGAAAATACCATTACCCTATACATTAACAATTTACCTATTTATCTATTCATATAAAGCTCtagaaatgaatgaataatttaattccCTTAAGgctattttaatttacttttactttgACCTTGAACCAGTTATATTTtcttactttatttttttcatatgACGTTTGCtatgtttgcatatttttcattattggTTAAATGATAAACCGCCAAAATTTGGAATCAAACGATTACCTAAAAAAAATAGTCGATAACTTTGTCGATGTTCTGAACTATCGGTTGCAATCTGCGGATGTACTACAGCGCCACCTGTCGAGCTGTAGCTAAAACTGCTGCTGAGGTTTGAGTCTCCGCTCACAGTTCACCGCTGAATAAAGTGTCCCCGctattaacttttaaaatcagcggctttgtttttgtatttttgtataattcaATAGCAAATTGTTGTAATTGTTAATAGCTTAGTATGTAAAACATTGCATCTTGGGCCAGACAATAGCTTACCATTTAAGCTTGAACAAATAAGCATCTGAGTTTACATGGAAAGTATCAAAAATCGAACAACGAATTTAATGGAATTAATAGAAAACAACGAGATTAATGGTTATTTTGTTCATGAATATTGCTTATCTCGTCCCATAAAATTCAGAGCAGTATGATTAAGTGATTACCAGCATTTCACTGCCAAATGCCATGTTGTCTCGAAAAGTCCACTTGAGGGCTTATCGGCGGCAAGAATCGTCATTAACAATCatctataaataattatgcGCCATTATTGATTTCAACTCGATAGGCCTCGATCGATTTGATTGATAAGCCTCGTTTCTGATTATTATGTATCGTTTATAGTAAGAGAGGCTGAAGAACTGAAAGctttagaaattttcaagcacagaaatctataaaaatatatatgtcaTTATTTTGTGGCAAGTATGTGATTGATTGTTTGCCTAATATAATACATTAAACGTTTATAGAACTTGTTTGTCAAATAATCACTCAACATTTTCAAAGCggacaatttaaatatttttccaagtgTATAGAACGGAAAAGTCCTTTACAGCGAAAGCTTCAAGAACAGGTGATCGGCTCAGCTGTTTTCACTCTCCCACTGCCGTCTTTCTCCCTCTTTCCCTGTCTCCGCAGTTGTCCGTCTTTCTCCGCTTTTCTCTCGCTTCTCTGGCTGTTTTTGGACTTTTGCACACTCGCAAgtatattacgtatacgccagCGTCGCCGCCATTGTCACttgaacattttttgtttggccgcCGATCGAGCGGATGTGTTGTTATTTTCACTTGCATTTCCAATTCAGCTAGCCAAGCGGCAGTTGTACGCGTAGTTCGTGGTTTTCGCTCCTGATCCTTCGGATTGTGGCCCGATTTTGAATTGGAATCGGGATATATTCATTCCATTTGTGCGTTGCTCgaattaaacataaatacGGCCATCGCGGGCGTCCGTGTGTTGACATCGAACGTTTCcgtttatttattgtttttcttggCAAGAAAACTGATGGAACGGCCTGGAAGAAACTGAAATGTGTGTCTGGAGTgctattttaaatagtttatcAGTAAAGTGTTCCTAAAAGCccatgaataaataaaacaaacaaatttatagtggaaatatataaaaaaataatcacaACTACGAACTATTTGAAATTTGAGTGCTGGGGATCGCCAAAGTGTAACAACAAAATAGCGACTCAAAAGTTCTGGCACAACCactgaataaataaagaaatatttatatttatattccgTGGCGTGAAAACAAACCATACACGTTTGCccaaaacaattatttttaaatcaaacaaatcTATGGCGTTTTATTTCTGATGCCATTTAAGTTCTAATGTGCCGCgacaattaatttaatttaaaacacaCCGTAaatttcctcctttttggCGGACAATTTGAGCTCATAATTTTCAAGTTCATTGACGAAACTCACGCGCACATTCATATTTTTGCACACATTTGTTCTTTGTGCAAGAactctttttgtttaattaaatttattgagATTTCTAAGGCATGGAAATGAGCATATTTGAATATGCTATAGGGCAAGAGCACGAAAAAGCCGACATAATAAATGGCCAGCATGTGATCGGTGTTTGGTGCTAATGCTCACAAAATACGCTAAATAATAGGTGATGGTGCGGTTGTGCTAGCTTTtcttgttgcttgttttcaAAGCCTTTAGGCCAATATCTTAGTCGCTAATTTGTGGGGTGTCCAACTTTTGTGGCAAGAAAAGTGCTGAGGAGTGTTAACATGGCTCCTCACTTTATACTTGAAATGCCATTTACCCGAACTCAATCATCTGCTTAATTATTCCATTGAAATCTGTCCCAATAGTTTGACGTTTTCCGTGAGGACACACAGCTGTTGTTAATAATAGGGGATTTTCCACGCCTAAgcattttcagttttcgggTGATTTGTTGGTCATTATCACGGACTGACGCTTGACTATTTTATGGCATCTCAATGTATGATATCACTGTTTTCGCTGGCCCTTTTCCCGCTCACGCGATTACTTAACTGGGCGATAAGCGCCCAAGTGTTATTAGCCAAATGAAAACGAGGAAGAAACCTATCGGCGCTGGCCTCAAAGTCAACAAGAAGGAAGATTCAGTTAGGGAAGCGCGAGCGTCtggaaattaatttagaataTACAACGGAAGGCAGGCGAGTAGATAAGATAAATGCAGGCTAGGGCGGCCAAATAAAgtagaaatagaaatagaatgAAATTTAGCAGATAACTTGGGCATAAAccaaatatataattgcaGCTGATAACTCCCCAGATCGGAGATACAAATCAGGAAAAGAAACGGATTGCTAATCAGCAAGCAAACCTCCACATATCAGTCCGATCGCAATCAGCTTTCCCTATATGGCACTTTATGGCACATGCCCACTTGGGATTTCGCTCGCTTTTTATGTTCCACGAGGAAGTGAATAGAAAGTGAATTGTTTCAAACAGACATTCTGATTCTCTGGTTCTGTGCCcacttatttaattatttctatttatgCATTTCGCCTGAGTTCGCCTCGCTTTTTTGGGCCCTGCTCGTTAATCAATCACTTGTCAAAGTGAGAACTCTTCTCTGTTCCCActacttatttaattttgcaagCCTACtgcttatatttattttgatctTTATCTCACTTGCTTAGAGGTCAACCACAGCCAGGCGACGCAGCTTATTGCTGATGTGGAAGTTTGTTTATGGCTAGAAAGCTTGATTAGGAATgtgtaaaaatatattcactTGGTTTTATATATGGAGTCGCAATCGCCAGGAACTTCGCTTGCTTCCAAAGTGGTTTTGAGCAGAGAATATTGGGGAATATTATACagacaaaaaggaaaaaggaaatatgTATCTTTTTATATGCTGAAAATATAACAAATGAATTCCGAAGCAAACACATATTATTTTAACGGATTTTTACAATTGGTTTAATGGTCGCATGTTTTTACAAACAGGACAGATCTGctagtaaataaattattattgcaCAATGGGCTGCTCTTTCGCTTGTCGGAAATCTTTTACGCGCTTGGTCACATGCCAATTGGAAATTAACATGCCGCTGTTAACGCAATGTTAATTAGCGGCCATGTTAATTCTGGACTGGAAGTCTTTCAATCGATGGAGGAACTGGCAGAAGTCCAACCAGACGCGGAATGCTAAATGGAACTGAGGCGAATTGATTTGGGCCAGATACTAAGAGTTGGCTCAGTTTGCTGGCTAAAACTAAAACCCTTTCGACCAATACTGCTTCCTTTTgcttatgtttattatttgtatttattatttgccttCGCGCGAGCAACTAATTAACGTTAATGACTTACATTCTGTTTGCGTTTGGTTGTCTGGTCGCGGAGTCTGTTTTGCTAGaatattatttacttattaGTTTTCCGCGCATTTCCCTCTCAAATATTGGCGCTCACAGCGAGGAATATACATATTAGAAATAAAGCTAACTACATACGATTGTATCTGCGAATTCGCCAGTTTTCAATGGCTAATTTTACTTGTATTATTTACGTCTTTGATGCATATTTGCTGCCTGATTGTCGTGCTGAAAACAAGTTACAGTGCcgaagtaaacaaaacaatcaaaatacGATAAGAGCGCAGAAGCGCAGGCTGAcaatattaagtatacgccccGCGGAACTCGGCTAGAAAATTATCAATTCCTTGGGACCTTGTCAGGTGCTAAGTATGAAAGTCTGAGAATTAAATAAGATTGGGTAACATTTTGTGGGGCTTTATAAATTTGCATCAGTCTGTGGCAGCACATTTAGTCGATTGTTTATATAGGTATCTATCTGTAAACCCCTTACATCGTGTCAATATGCGGTTTTGGCCCTCGACCATTATGAGTGTGGAAATTTTGGTATGTAGAGCCGGCAAAGCTGAGTTTCTTAAATCGCCTTTTTCAAAAACCTTCACTGCTGGCGTACTTTTCTGCTCTTGACCCATTGCCACAACTAGAATATTTCCGCGTCGAAATCCCCGTTTCATTGTATGGAATCGCTTTCTTCTGGTCTCGTGTCTCGTGCCTTCTGTTCTTTATTGGGTGCACCTTTCAATCAAAGTTTTTGTCAATTTCAATTGGACGGACACACGACAGCAGGCAATCAACCAAGAAAACAACACGCCTCCTCTCAAATCCACTGAACTTTACGGCTGCGTTCAATCAACTTAATGCGTCACCAGTTACTTCTTCAGAATGATCTTGCTTTGTGcttatttgttaattaaaagaGTTCGGGGTCAATGATTAATTTGCGGGGTGACGGGGAAAGGTGATAAGACGCGGACCGGACCGCTGGAAATAATTATAGCTGGCTGCTCCAATGATATTCTGCGACATTGTCAgtatttcacttattttccTTAAACACAAAAACTCGGCGAAAATTCTTGCCaggtaattaaaaaatatacataaattggCATTCTCCCGCTGCGAAGGCAGGGAAATTTACATAGTTTATGGGTGGCACTGGCAAATCCCCTATATGCActtattaaattgtattttatttattatgggtaaacaaaaaatcagaaaaaataaatgccgtAACACGGCACAATAAAGCGCACCTTGTGTTGAGTAGCGAAAGCAAATGTTGCAAGCAGTCGAACGGCAAGCAGTGGTCGCGGGTAATCAAGCAGTCGACTgctgaatttaaatttgaatttcaattggaTTTCATGTGTAGATAAACattttatcaatttattaaaaatatattaccaaAAGTGAACTTCGGTAAATATGACTCACATCAGGTGATAATATAAATAGCAACAATAAATCAATACATAAAACTGCGACAAAATGTCGGCGGTGAAGCGCTGGATATATCGGCACACTCACTCGAGCAGCTCTGCCACGCCGCCCGTCTCGCCTACCAATAAAACGCGTCGGGGGCGCAGCCACTCCCTCGATGTGCAATCCCTTCCAGGAATTCGCGCCATGATGGTCAACAATGTAAGCATTGCAGCTGATTGAATGACATAAGCTAGACTAGAAACCTTATAATACGATAATACGATAATTAAGCATAAACAATTCAACTACTACCAGCGATACTGGTGTACAGGTATCATTGTAATGCACTCCTAAAACTACGTATCTATATTTCGAATGAGAATaaattaaacttatttatttatttcttctaTTTACAGCGTGCGGCGGCGCATCAACAACAGTTGGCTGTGCAAAGTAAGTACGAAATAGAGTTGCAATTTATTCTAGAATATTATCACAACAGCAAGTACCAGGTAGAAAACATAGAAAATAACAATTTACAGAGCCCATAAACCCAACTTCATTTAAGCGTCCACAGCTCAGCAAAGTCAAATTAACCTTGACtttgaaaaccgaaaaccgccgcgaaagcaaaaaacaaaacaaacgaacGAGCGAATAAAATTCAGCACCGAAAGCCAAGTTTGAGTgttttacatatgtaaatgCCAAAAGCCAGAATTACTTAACACTTTTATccaatttatttatctatCCCCTGATCGACGACACCGAGATCCAACGCAGAAGTTCGGACAAATAAGTTCgcaaataaacatataaacaaataaacaagacGCCGGAAAACGCTTAATTCAATTGCGTGGGTGTGGGAACATCTGTCGCTGtggaatatttttggtttcattGACAACCTAAATCGAGTGGTTTCATATCGCTAATCGGTTGACTAATTCGATCAATTTGTGAATTATAGgagatatttaatttaatgaatttaatttatcagAATTTTTAGGATTTAGTTTCCTTTT
This genomic stretch from Drosophila yakuba strain Tai18E2 chromosome 3R, Prin_Dyak_Tai18E2_2.1, whole genome shotgun sequence harbors:
- the LOC6535904 gene encoding flocculation protein FLO11 isoform X5; amino-acid sequence: MATNCDFIEQQVKQQPLANAAVMGVQQEDKTQEPKELQDEPAKQPAGGNPYQQFAGEDSFECAFESTMDDLEQGVLDGYESDSEASANDQITDSASSGSLGQMVQQREERLRGLPGPLHGQHIDSEMLKCLPRSNSFDFHSSSGSSSDDEDDPDDDDDEVHHSLGLSLSGKFVKVDLYSGHQRPGYLLPPYIERRRLSQCKEEDDEDEGGDRSQLGGGSSTGESTKSEKASKAPPRPPTPQDEASKEKFKDLERLRQQFMHKIDRINTRNIEESGAPPPPPPPPPPIPATILPKALKALLHTQEPVAPPSRPPPVSPPSPAPTSSVMVALEPPVPATPEPVSPLPLPTEPPLIIKGKFKVTLAQETPELRVEAQKLSKLKASSNAHTISFPSSFGGYSSVQGLFSQRYGSNRFPTAAPHLSKQFFEPSLVEIRTPAQSNVALNTTGLANSNHQSLTCDTNSLANKPRTPSERELDEIWIRRQDGGLSATAASGAPSMQQQQQLQQRPVSLGGASTMPRLLRSESSASTTSPSRQLTNSGSVSVSVSDDEQDGSLGGAGRMPGSRPSSAPAEPNAKAAKKAYKKMEKEQRRQEKEQSRREKEARKLERETARRIEREAAKLEKINRHSEKISRSTERMAMAGVGSRSGSLERRRSGEDSPVLNQSTVHGIASPNRRPTIFDVFRPRAKSDAKRQKEKHLLDPSSADSSATSSTYSVSGGTGPASSSAAAGAAGGAGAAASGGAGGAGGLMNSMKVAMQNFSHRQHPAVTITSADGTQSTAKSKYKDGSAHPHQGSDAQYYHTVTAVRPNSSQRSPMTKVMDLFRHRSSSVVSEADKRKARAAAHQQQLAVQIEGLLCDFYKARQRQRQRIAVLTLTTKLTSATITTVLHCVTKV